A stretch of Cyanobacterium sp. HL-69 DNA encodes these proteins:
- the msmX gene encoding multiple sugar transport system ATP-binding protein: MAKVKLDNISRKINQTTIVENISFEIPDGELWVLVGPSGCGKSTILRSISGLEAISGGNLYFDDVLVNQIPARERDVAMVFQNYALYPHLTVAQNLGFGLKMRKVNPSTIEEKVNFVSQILNINHLLGRKPKQLSGGQQQRVALGRAIIRQPQVFLLDEPLSNLDAKLREQTRTELKKLHQQVGITTIYVTHDQVEAMTLGDRIVVLDQGIIQQIGTPKEIYNSPANRMVATFLGSPPMNIIPVTYTEEKLLIGETQFLSLSSHILQKFPLNSKKSWDLGIRPEFITVNTPENSINNLQIKIDIIEPLGKEMLVRGTILHSNILLSFQLPINYNIDVNDVILVQLDEDKILFFDTITGEKVSTI; encoded by the coding sequence ATGGCGAAAGTAAAACTAGATAACATTAGCCGAAAAATCAATCAAACTACCATCGTCGAAAATATTAGTTTTGAAATTCCCGATGGTGAATTATGGGTATTAGTAGGGCCCTCTGGGTGCGGAAAATCAACAATTCTCAGGAGTATATCGGGCTTAGAGGCTATCAGTGGAGGAAATTTATATTTTGATGATGTGTTGGTAAACCAAATACCAGCTAGGGAAAGAGATGTGGCGATGGTATTCCAAAACTATGCCCTATATCCCCATCTAACGGTGGCTCAAAATTTGGGTTTTGGTTTAAAAATGCGTAAAGTTAATCCATCCACCATTGAAGAAAAAGTTAACTTTGTTTCTCAAATTCTTAATATAAATCATCTTCTCGGGCGTAAACCCAAACAACTATCGGGAGGGCAACAACAACGGGTGGCATTAGGTAGGGCAATTATTCGGCAACCCCAAGTCTTTTTACTCGATGAACCTTTATCTAATCTTGATGCTAAACTAAGGGAACAAACTCGCACGGAATTAAAAAAACTCCATCAGCAGGTGGGTATTACTACTATTTATGTTACCCATGATCAAGTGGAAGCTATGACTCTGGGCGATCGCATTGTAGTATTAGATCAAGGAATAATACAGCAAATAGGCACTCCAAAGGAAATTTACAATAGTCCAGCTAATCGTATGGTAGCTACTTTTCTGGGCAGTCCTCCCATGAATATTATTCCTGTTACCTATACCGAAGAAAAATTATTAATCGGTGAAACACAGTTTCTAAGTCTATCTTCTCATATCTTACAAAAGTTTCCTTTAAATTCAAAAAAAAGTTGGGATTTGGGTATTCGTCCTGAATTTATAACAGTTAATACCCCAGAAAATTCTATTAATAATCTTCAAATTAAGATCGATATTATTGAGCCTTTAGGGAAAGAAATGTTAGTCAGAGGAACGATTTTGCACAGTAATATTCTCCTAAGTTTTCAACTACCTATTAATTATAATATT